The Planctomycetia bacterium genomic interval GCCGGCGCCGGCCAGACCCGCATCCCAATAGTGGCTGTTGATGAACAGCACCTCTCCTTGAACGCCGCGCAACCATTGCGATGCATGGTCGATCCACTCGGGGATCTCGTCGCAGAGCGTCTCCTTCGGAATGAAGGAATTGCTGCCGCACGGAAATCGCAGAATGCGCACGCAGTCAGCAACGGGCTCCTCGGCGGGCAAATCCTCGAATTGACGGGTCAACACGTCGACCTGGTAACCCATTCTCGCGAGGCATTTGGAAAGCTCGAGCACGTAAACGACCTGGCCGCCGGTGTCTGGCTTGCCCAATACAGGTTCGGCTTGCACATACCCATGCGTGGAAATCATGAGGATGCGCTTTCGCGGAGTGCTGTTTTGCATGGCGGTCTTCCCCTTAGTCTGGCGGAACCGTGGCTCCGCAGGTGGTCGGTTGCGACACATGCGCCTCAACCTGTGTGTTAGTTCGCGCTCGGCGTGGTTTCGAGCTACCGCGGTTCTGTCTCTCGAATGGTCGAATGTTGGTGTGGAGTTCTTCGCCGTAACAAGTCTGTATCAATCGCTTGGCGGGGCCGGCTCGTGATACAAGAACGGCGCCTCGCCGTCGTCCGGCGCATCCATCATCTCAGCGACGCGTTGCAGGATCGCCAGCATGTGAGTTCGTTCCCAAGGTTTCATTTTCGCCAGTTTCGTGCGGAACTGGTCGCGTAGCAGCGAGGGGGCCTGACGCGATAATCGCCGTCCTTCCTCCGTGAGACTCAACGTGTGGCTGCGACGATCCGCCTCGTCTCGCTTACGGCGAATGAGGCCTCGAGCCTCCAGCCGCTTCAGGATTCCCGCCAACGTCGCCGCACTCACATGAATGCGCTCCGACAATGCGGTGGGGGTCAGTTTGTCCGTCTGGTCCAGTTCCCGCAGAGTTCCCAGTTGCGGCGCCGTAAGCCCGTATTCCTGCCAGAGATATCGCGAATGCGTATCGACGGCTTGGGAGACTCGGCGGAGCGTCAGGACAATCTCGTCCTCCAAGCTGAACATATCCGACCGCGCACTTAGTGGCCAAAAACTGGTTCAACTACGAATTATAAAGCGATTGGCAAAAGCCTTCAATCCCGAGGCGCGCCGCATGCCGAAGGGTGTTTCTACGGATTATCCTCGAATCGTGCCTATTTTTACATCGTTTTGTAGGCGTCGGAAACTTGATAGTTGCTTTTTGCTTTAACTAAATATTGCGAGGGACCGGACGAGAATTGGGCCGAATTCGCCGTTACAGGTCGCCTTGCCGATTTCGCCAAAGCGCGTGGCGCGGCGCAACAAAAAAGCGGAGCGGCTGACCAAGGCCAACCGCTCCGCTGGAGAATTACTGCTGAGTTCTGACCGGCTTACTTCGCGCCGACCAACTGCTGCTTTCTCTTCTCGGCCAGGATCGCTTCCTGGATGTTGCCAGGTACGCGGCGGTACTTGGCGAACTCCATGGTGAAGGTGCCTTGGCCCTGCGTCATGCTGCGGAGGTCGGTCGAGTAGCCGAAGGTTTCCGAGAGCGGAACTTCCGCTTCGATCTTGGCAATCGGGCCGAGCATTTCCGTCTGCACGATCATTCCGCGGCGGCTGTTCAACTCGCCCGTGACCGCACCTTGGAATTGCGTGGGCACTTCGACCTCCAGCTTCATGATCGGCTCCAGCAAGGCCGGCTTCATTTGCAGGAAGGTCTCGCGGAAGCAGTTCCGGGCGCAGATCTGGAACGCCATGTCGGAGCTATCGACTTCGTGATAGGAGCCGTCTTCCAGAATGCACTTCACGCCCACGATCGGGTACTGCCCCAACGGGCCTTTGGCAATCGAATCGCGGAAGCCTTTCTGCACCGCGGGGATGTATTCCTTCGGAATACGACCGCCGACGACATTGTCCTCGAATTCAAAGGCCTCGGTCGACTCTTCTGGCAGTACTTCGAACGAGCCCTTGATGTGGGCGTATTGGCCGGAACCGCCCGTCTGCTTCCTGTGCTTGAAATCGTAGGTGGTGTTGCGCGTCGGGGACTCGCGGTAGCTGACCTTCGGCGCGCCGACTTCGACCTCGACGCCGTACTCGCGGCGAATCCGCTCGACGTAGATTTCCAAGTGCAACTCGCCCATGCCGGCGATCAACGTTTCCGAAGTCTCTTCGTCC includes:
- a CDS encoding MarR family transcriptional regulator, with translation MFSLEDEIVLTLRRVSQAVDTHSRYLWQEYGLTAPQLGTLRELDQTDKLTPTALSERIHVSAATLAGILKRLEARGLIRRKRDEADRRSHTLSLTEEGRRLSRQAPSLLRDQFRTKLAKMKPWERTHMLAILQRVAEMMDAPDDGEAPFLYHEPAPPSD
- a CDS encoding glycosyltransferase, whose product is MQNSTPRKRILMISTHGYVQAEPVLGKPDTGGQVVYVLELSKCLARMGYQVDVLTRQFEDLPAEEPVADCVRILRFPCGSNSFIPKETLCDEIPEWIDHASQWLRGVQGEVLFINSHYWDAGLAGAG